Proteins encoded by one window of Arachis ipaensis cultivar K30076 chromosome B04, Araip1.1, whole genome shotgun sequence:
- the LOC107639321 gene encoding uncharacterized protein LOC107639321 isoform X3: MFYILPLVLCLAYTVYFGGFLVQFLIEKMSMMGSLPPPYGHYVPDVIVSALVVVVTGWSMGPLLPICGQWLARSSILQFLLHLSVSALALSSQFFPYAMSAPKRIVFQHTFHNEGTNRIVESTYDFAVTDSNSLLFLFKNAPELAKELNVSSEFSFELTSLSKRQDWMNQHLNSEKGPRRVHLELYLGFMVKMNGHLDSGSKKKKPYSDKVAKLKAQNMRRLWKIIMLLKQEEKREKEKESMKRADEKYDKEEAAASEDEEF, encoded by the exons ATGTTTTACATATTACCACTAGTTCTATGCCTTGCCTATACTGTTTATTTTGGCGGCTTTCTTGTCCAGTTTCTAATAGAGAAGATGAGCATGATGGGTTCTCTTCCTCCTCCATATG GGCACTATGTTCCTGATGTCATTGTGTCTGCGTTAGTTGTTGTTGTAACTGGTTGGTCCATGGGTCCTCTATTGCCCATTTGTGGGCAGTGGCTAGCCAGGTCATCCATCTTGCAATTTCTGCTGCATCTCAGTGTGTCTGCTTTGGCATTATCATCTCAGTTCTTTCCTTATGCCATGTCTGCACCGAAGAGGATTGTTTTTCAGCATACTTTCCATAATGAAG GCACAAATAGGATTGTGGAATCCACATATGATTTTGCTGTTACTGATTCCAATTcattacttttccttttcaaaaatgcACCTGAGTTGGCAAAGGAATTGAATGTTTCTTCCGAATTTTCATTTGAATTAACATCGCTTTCTAAACGCCAAGATTGGATG AATCAACACTTAAATTCTGAAAAGGGACCAAGGAGAGTCCACTTGGAGCTCTATTTAGG ATTTATGGTGAAGATGAATGGTCATTTGGATTCTGGGAGCAAG AAGAAGAAGCCTTATTCTGATAAAGTTGCTAAGCTTAAAGCGCAGAATATGAGAAGGCTATGGAAAATTATAATGCTGCTGAAGCAGGAGGAGAAaagggagaaggagaaggagagcaTGAAGAGGGCTGATGAAAAATATGATAAGGAAGAAGCTGCGGCCAGTGAAGACGAGGAGTTTTAA
- the LOC107639321 gene encoding uncharacterized protein LOC107639321 isoform X1, producing the protein MFYILPLVLCLAYTVYFGGFLVQFLIEKMSMMGSLPPPYGHYVPDVIVSALVVVVTGWSMGPLLPICGQWLARSSILQFLLHLSVSALALSSQFFPYAMSAPKRIVFQHTFHNEGTNRIVESTYDFAVTDSNSLLFLFKNAPELAKELNVSSEFSFELTSLSKRQDWMSVFSVKSACKFPAKSDDILKQYEFFPMLSVQNQHLNSEKGPRRVHLELYLGFMVKMNGHLDSGSKKKKPYSDKVAKLKAQNMRRLWKIIMLLKQEEKREKEKESMKRADEKYDKEEAAASEDEEF; encoded by the exons ATGTTTTACATATTACCACTAGTTCTATGCCTTGCCTATACTGTTTATTTTGGCGGCTTTCTTGTCCAGTTTCTAATAGAGAAGATGAGCATGATGGGTTCTCTTCCTCCTCCATATG GGCACTATGTTCCTGATGTCATTGTGTCTGCGTTAGTTGTTGTTGTAACTGGTTGGTCCATGGGTCCTCTATTGCCCATTTGTGGGCAGTGGCTAGCCAGGTCATCCATCTTGCAATTTCTGCTGCATCTCAGTGTGTCTGCTTTGGCATTATCATCTCAGTTCTTTCCTTATGCCATGTCTGCACCGAAGAGGATTGTTTTTCAGCATACTTTCCATAATGAAG GCACAAATAGGATTGTGGAATCCACATATGATTTTGCTGTTACTGATTCCAATTcattacttttccttttcaaaaatgcACCTGAGTTGGCAAAGGAATTGAATGTTTCTTCCGAATTTTCATTTGAATTAACATCGCTTTCTAAACGCCAAGATTGGATG TCAGTTTTCTCTGTAAAAAGTGCTTGTAAGTTCCCTGCAAAAAGTGATGATATTTTGAAGCAGTATGAATTCTTTCCCATGTTATCTGTTCAGAATCAACACTTAAATTCTGAAAAGGGACCAAGGAGAGTCCACTTGGAGCTCTATTTAGG ATTTATGGTGAAGATGAATGGTCATTTGGATTCTGGGAGCAAG AAGAAGAAGCCTTATTCTGATAAAGTTGCTAAGCTTAAAGCGCAGAATATGAGAAGGCTATGGAAAATTATAATGCTGCTGAAGCAGGAGGAGAAaagggagaaggagaaggagagcaTGAAGAGGGCTGATGAAAAATATGATAAGGAAGAAGCTGCGGCCAGTGAAGACGAGGAGTTTTAA
- the LOC107639321 gene encoding uncharacterized protein LOC107639321 isoform X2: MFYILPLVLCLAYTVYFGGFLVQFLIEKMSMMGSLPPPYGHYVPDVIVSALVVVVTGWSMGPLLPICGQWLARSSILQFLLHLSVSALALSSQFFPYAMSAPKRIVFQHTFHNEGTNRIVESTYDFAVTDSNSLLFLFKNAPELAKELNVSSEFSFELTSLSKRQDWMSVFSVKSACKFPAKSDDILKQYEFFPMLSVQNQHLNSEKGPRRVHLELYLGFMVKMNGHLDSGSKNMRRLWKIIMLLKQEEKREKEKESMKRADEKYDKEEAAASEDEEF; this comes from the exons ATGTTTTACATATTACCACTAGTTCTATGCCTTGCCTATACTGTTTATTTTGGCGGCTTTCTTGTCCAGTTTCTAATAGAGAAGATGAGCATGATGGGTTCTCTTCCTCCTCCATATG GGCACTATGTTCCTGATGTCATTGTGTCTGCGTTAGTTGTTGTTGTAACTGGTTGGTCCATGGGTCCTCTATTGCCCATTTGTGGGCAGTGGCTAGCCAGGTCATCCATCTTGCAATTTCTGCTGCATCTCAGTGTGTCTGCTTTGGCATTATCATCTCAGTTCTTTCCTTATGCCATGTCTGCACCGAAGAGGATTGTTTTTCAGCATACTTTCCATAATGAAG GCACAAATAGGATTGTGGAATCCACATATGATTTTGCTGTTACTGATTCCAATTcattacttttccttttcaaaaatgcACCTGAGTTGGCAAAGGAATTGAATGTTTCTTCCGAATTTTCATTTGAATTAACATCGCTTTCTAAACGCCAAGATTGGATG TCAGTTTTCTCTGTAAAAAGTGCTTGTAAGTTCCCTGCAAAAAGTGATGATATTTTGAAGCAGTATGAATTCTTTCCCATGTTATCTGTTCAGAATCAACACTTAAATTCTGAAAAGGGACCAAGGAGAGTCCACTTGGAGCTCTATTTAGG ATTTATGGTGAAGATGAATGGTCATTTGGATTCTGGGAGCAAG AATATGAGAAGGCTATGGAAAATTATAATGCTGCTGAAGCAGGAGGAGAAaagggagaaggagaaggagagcaTGAAGAGGGCTGATGAAAAATATGATAAGGAAGAAGCTGCGGCCAGTGAAGACGAGGAGTTTTAA
- the LOC107639321 gene encoding uncharacterized protein LOC107639321 isoform X4, with amino-acid sequence MFYILPLVLCLAYTVYFGGFLVQFLIEKMSMMGSLPPPYGHYVPDVIVSALVVVVTGWSMGPLLPICGQWLARSSILQFLLHLSVSALALSSQFFPYAMSAPKRIVFQHTFHNEGTNRIVESTYDFAVTDSNSLLFLFKNAPELAKELNVSSEFSFELTSLSKRQDWMSVFSVKSACKFPAKSDDILKQYEFFPMLSVQNQHLNSEKGPRRVHLELYLGFMVKMNGHLDSGSKVLEFF; translated from the exons ATGTTTTACATATTACCACTAGTTCTATGCCTTGCCTATACTGTTTATTTTGGCGGCTTTCTTGTCCAGTTTCTAATAGAGAAGATGAGCATGATGGGTTCTCTTCCTCCTCCATATG GGCACTATGTTCCTGATGTCATTGTGTCTGCGTTAGTTGTTGTTGTAACTGGTTGGTCCATGGGTCCTCTATTGCCCATTTGTGGGCAGTGGCTAGCCAGGTCATCCATCTTGCAATTTCTGCTGCATCTCAGTGTGTCTGCTTTGGCATTATCATCTCAGTTCTTTCCTTATGCCATGTCTGCACCGAAGAGGATTGTTTTTCAGCATACTTTCCATAATGAAG GCACAAATAGGATTGTGGAATCCACATATGATTTTGCTGTTACTGATTCCAATTcattacttttccttttcaaaaatgcACCTGAGTTGGCAAAGGAATTGAATGTTTCTTCCGAATTTTCATTTGAATTAACATCGCTTTCTAAACGCCAAGATTGGATG TCAGTTTTCTCTGTAAAAAGTGCTTGTAAGTTCCCTGCAAAAAGTGATGATATTTTGAAGCAGTATGAATTCTTTCCCATGTTATCTGTTCAGAATCAACACTTAAATTCTGAAAAGGGACCAAGGAGAGTCCACTTGGAGCTCTATTTAGG ATTTATGGTGAAGATGAATGGTCATTTGGATTCTGGGAGCAAGGTACTGGAGTTTTTTTAG